The sequence ATGAAGACTGTCGTATGCCTTGGCACCGATACCCGCGCTGCCGAAATGGCCTTCTCGAACAACACCTACATCTCTTCGCCCTCGACCAAACCCGCTGAGGAGAACTACACCGACAAGGGTTACACCCTCGTCGTGCCCAAAGGCTGTGCCGACACCTACCGCGCCGGCATCGAGTGGGCCAAGTTCCCCGTCATCAACGAGTCAACGTCGGCCATCGAAAGCGTTGAAAGCAACAGCACAACGGCCGTTTACGCCACCGCCGACGCCATCGTTGTCGAAGGCGCCGCTGCCGGCACGCCGGTAACCGTCTACGCACTGAGCGGTGCACAGGTGAAAAACGCCGTGGCCGACGGCTCGGCTCTCATGCTGACCCTCGACCAGAAAGGCATCTTCCTGGTAAAAGTGGGCAACGAAGTGTGCAAAGTCGTTCTCTAAACGCTCCGTTTCTCCCATAAAAGCAACCCCGCCGGCGATGAACCGGCGGGGTTTTCTTTCTCCGTAGGGGCCGGGAGACAGGCATCACCAACGATGCCGCCCTTGCTTACAGGCCTCCCCATGCCCTCTGCAACAGTCCCGGAAATGAAAAAAAAACAAAAAAGGCCGCCTGCCCGATGGCAAGCGGCCTTTCCGGCTCTTCAGGTAGGACTTGAACCTACGACCCTCTGATTAACAGTCAGATGCTCTAACCGACTGAGCTACTGAAGAATAAATGGTGTATGTTTCGATTCCGCACCCGGAAATTTTGAAGCTCTTCAGGTAGGACTTGAACCTACGACCCTCTGATTAACAGTCAGATGCTCTAACCGACTGAGCTACTGAAGAAGATAACATTCCTAAAAATGCAGGGCAAAAGTAATGCGTTATTTCCAATTATGCAATATATTTGTAGAAAAATTTCTCATTCTTTTTTGAAAACAACCTCCAAAGATATGCGTAACGTCCTGTTTTCGAACCGGAGTCTGGCTTTAACCGCCGCCCTGCTTCTCACGGGAAATCTCCTCCCGGCACAAAACAACAACAAGACTTTCGACACCGCCAAAAGCATCTCGGTATTCAATTCGGTACTGAAAGAGCTCAACACGCTCTATGTCGACACCTTCGACCTCGACAAGATGGTAGAGAAGGGCATCAACACCATGCTCTACACGCTCGACCCCTACACCACCTACATACCCGAGACCGAGACCGAAGACTTCAAGTTCATGACCACGGGCGAATACGGCGGCATAGGCTCGCTCATCACCTACCGCGACAGCTTCACCTACATCGCCGAACCGTATGAGGGGCTGCCCGCCCAGGTACACGGGCTGAAAGCCGGAGACAAAATCTTACAGGTCGATTCGGTTTCGGCCGTGGGACTGCCGTCGGACAAAGTGAGCGAACGGCTCAAAGGCCCGGCCAACACCATCGTGCGCGTCGTCGTGGAACGCCCCGTGACACTCGACACGCTCACCTTCGACATCGTGCGCAAGAAAATCACCCTGCCGGCCGTTCCCTATTACGGCGTGCGCGACGGGGGAGTGGGTTACATCTACCTGCAAAGTTTCACCGACAAGGCGGCCGCCGAAGTGAAAGAGGCTTTCCTCGACTTGAAAAAGAACCGCCACATCACCTCGCTCGTCCTCGACCTGCGGGGCAACCCCGGCGGTATTCTCGACGAGGCCCTGCAAATCATCAACTACTTCGTGCCCAAAGGCACCGAGATACTCTCGACCCGCGGCCGCATCAGCCAGTGGGACAAGACCTACAAGACCACCCAGAAACCCCTCGACGGGAAAATGCCGATGGTCGTTCTCATCAACGGGGAATCGGCCTCCGCTTCGGAAATCGTAGCCGGTACCCTGCAAGACCTCGACCGCGCCGTCATCGTGGGCGACCGCTCCTTCGGCAAGGGTCTCGTGCAGACTACCCGCCCGATGCCCTACAACGGCATGATAAAAATCACCACCTCGAAATACTACATTCCCAGCGGCCGCTCGATACAGGCCATCGACTATTCGCACCGCAACGCCGCCGGTCGTCCCGAGCGCATTCCCGACAGCCTCACCACCGCCTACACCACGGCCGGAGGCCGCATCGTGCGCGACGGAGGCGGCATCACGCCCGACGTGAAGGTGGAGTTGGAGCAGATTCCCAACATCGTGTATTACCTGGTCAACGACATGCACACCTTCCACTACGCCACCCGCTTTGCCCAGCAACACGACAGCATCGCCCCCATCGAAGAGTTTGTCATCGACGATACCATCTACAACGACTTCAAGGAGTATGTGCGGAGCCAAAACTTCACCTACGACCGCCGCACCCAGAAAGTGCTCGACGAGTTGCGCAAGTGGGCCGAGTTTGAAGGCTACCTCGCCGACATCACCCCCGAAGTCGACTCCCTGTCGAAGAAACTCTCGCACAACCTCGACCACGACTTTGCCAACTTCCGCGACGAAATCGCCGAGCAGCTCGCCTTCGAAATCGTCAAGCGCTATTACTACCAGAAAGGCGAGATATGCGAGAGCCTCAAAAACGACCCCATCGTAAAACGCGCCGAAGAGATACTCCTCGACCGCGAACAGTACCGCGCGATATTGCAACCCGGGAAAGCCTCCGACAAAAAGGAGAAGAAGTCATGAGCGCGACGACACCGCTTCTCGCCCCCTTCTGTTTCTGTCCACACTGCGGGTCGGCCCGGTTTGTCGACAACAACGTCCAGTCGAAACGCTGCCTCGACTGCGGACTCATTTACTACATCAACCCCAAGGCTGCCGTCGTGGCTCTCATCACCAATGACGAAGGCGACATACTCGTGTGCCGCCGCGCCAAGGAACCGGCCAGCGGCACGCTCGACCTGCCGGGAGGATTTACCGACCTCGACGAGACCGCCGAGGAGGCCGTCGCCCGCGAGGTGCGGGAAGAGACCGCGCTCATCGTCGTCTCCACGCGCTACCTCTTCTCCCTGCCCAACCTCTACACCTACGGCGGACTCACCGTGCCCACGATGGACCTCTTCTTCGAATGCCGCGTGGCCGACACACGGGGGCTCGAAGCCCACGACGACGTGGCCGCCGCCCGGTTTATGAAACGCGCCGAAATCGACCCCGCCGACTTCGGGCTGGCCTCGATACGCCGCGGCATCGCCCGCATTCTGGGGCGGGAGGCCGAGTAGCCGCCGCTTCCTTCCACCCCGAGACCCTACCACAACAGATTTGCACCCGTCGCCTCTTCCCCCGACAAGGAAGGAGAGGAGAGGGGAGTCCCCGCGCAATACGCCGCGACAGCACCGTCGCCCGGCGACGGGAGAGGCGGGCGGCCAAGTAGCCGCAGCTCCGCCGGCGGCATAACAAAAAATTTTCACCGGCTTGCCATTGCCCGAGCTTTTCACTACCTTTGTCTTCTCATCAAAACAAGAAATTCCGTGGCAAAAGAGATGGTCGAAACCCCGCTCATGAAGCAGTACATCGAGATGAAAGCCGTTCACCCCGATGCCATACTGCTGTTCAGGGTAGGAGACTTTTACGAAACCTTTTCCGACGACGCCATCACGGCATCGGAAATATTGGGCATCACCCTCACCCGACGCGCCAACGGAGCCGCCCAGTATGTCGAGCTGGCCGGTTTCCCCCACCACGCCCTCGACACCTATCTGCCCAAACTGGTACGCGCCGGCAAACGGGTCGCCATCTGCGAACAGCTCGAAGACCCGAAACTGGCCAAGAAACTCGTCAAGCGCGGCATCACCGAACTGGTAACCCCCGGCGTCTCCATCGACGACAACATACTCGACCACAAGGAAAACAACTTCCTGGCCGGCGTGCACTTCGGCAAGAACGGGCAATGCGGCGTGGCCTTCCTCGACATCTCGACCGGCGAATTTCTCACGGCCGAAGGCACCTACGACTACGTCGACAAACTATTG comes from Candidatus Caccoplasma merdavium and encodes:
- a CDS encoding NUDIX domain-containing protein — translated: MSATTPLLAPFCFCPHCGSARFVDNNVQSKRCLDCGLIYYINPKAAVVALITNDEGDILVCRRAKEPASGTLDLPGGFTDLDETAEEAVAREVREETALIVVSTRYLFSLPNLYTYGGLTVPTMDLFFECRVADTRGLEAHDDVAAARFMKRAEIDPADFGLASIRRGIARILGREAE
- a CDS encoding S41 family peptidase — protein: MRNVLFSNRSLALTAALLLTGNLLPAQNNNKTFDTAKSISVFNSVLKELNTLYVDTFDLDKMVEKGINTMLYTLDPYTTYIPETETEDFKFMTTGEYGGIGSLITYRDSFTYIAEPYEGLPAQVHGLKAGDKILQVDSVSAVGLPSDKVSERLKGPANTIVRVVVERPVTLDTLTFDIVRKKITLPAVPYYGVRDGGVGYIYLQSFTDKAAAEVKEAFLDLKKNRHITSLVLDLRGNPGGILDEALQIINYFVPKGTEILSTRGRISQWDKTYKTTQKPLDGKMPMVVLINGESASASEIVAGTLQDLDRAVIVGDRSFGKGLVQTTRPMPYNGMIKITTSKYYIPSGRSIQAIDYSHRNAAGRPERIPDSLTTAYTTAGGRIVRDGGGITPDVKVELEQIPNIVYYLVNDMHTFHYATRFAQQHDSIAPIEEFVIDDTIYNDFKEYVRSQNFTYDRRTQKVLDELRKWAEFEGYLADITPEVDSLSKKLSHNLDHDFANFRDEIAEQLAFEIVKRYYYQKGEICESLKNDPIVKRAEEILLDREQYRAILQPGKASDKKEKKS